CTCTCGGTGAGCAGCGGCGCTGGCGCGGACGTCGCGCGGCTCAAGACCTTTCTCAGCGAGATGAAATCGCTCGAGGCCGCCTTCGAGCAGACCGTCGAGGACGAAAAGGGACGCAACCTGGAGAGCTCCTTCGGCCGCTTCTACCTGTCGCGGCCGGGCCGGTTCCGCTGGAGCTACACGGTGCCCTACGTCCAGGAGATCGTCTCGGACGGGGAGGAGGTCTGGATCTACGACAGCGAGCTCGCTCAGGTCACGGTGAAGAGCGCGCGGGAGGCGCTGGCGAATGCCCCAGGGCTGTTGTTGAGCACGAATCGCCCCCTGGAGGCGGAATTCGTCCTCACCGACCTCGGCCGTAAGGGGGACCTGGAGTGGGTGGAGCTCACCCCGAAATCCACCGACGCGCCCTTCCGCAAGGTGCGCATCGGACTGCGCGGGCGGGACCTGGCCGAGATGGAGTTGGCGGACGGATTCGGTCAGCTGACGCGCCTGCGTTTCAAGGGCGCGGTCAAGAACCCGAAGTTGAGCCCTGAGCTCTTTCGCTTCGAGCCGCCGGATGGAGTGGACGTCATGCGCGACCCCAGCGGGACGCGCTGAGGGCGCTCGTCGCCGAGCCTGCCTTGAGCGAGACCCCCTCCCACGCCCCCCTCGCGGACCGCGTGCGGCCCGACCGGGTCGAGGACCTCGTGGGACAGGAGCGCATCCTCGGGCCTGGGCGGCCCCTACGCGAGGCGTTGCAGACCGGGCGCCTGCACTCCATGGTGCTCTGGGGTCCCCCGGGGACGGGCAAGACGACCCTGGCGCGCCTGCTGGCCCGCTCTGCCCACGCGCAGTTCATTCCCCTGTCCGCCGTCCTGGCGGGAGTCAAGGACATCCGCGAGGCCGTGGCCCGGGCGCAGGCATACCGGCAGGCCGAGGGCGGGGAGACGATCCTGTTCGTCGACGAGGCCCACCGCTTCAACAAGGCTCAGCAGGACGCATTCCTTCCCTACGTCGAGGACGGCACCCTCACCTTCATCGGGGCCACGACGGAGAACCCCTCCTTCGAGCTGAACAGCGCGCTCCTGTCGCGCTGCCGGGTGTATGTCCTGGAACCGCTCGGGCCCGAGGACGTCCGCCGGGTGATCGACCGCGCGATCGAGGACCCGCAGCGCGGACTCGGCGCTGCGGGGCTGCGGATGGCGGATGCCGAGCGTGACCGGTTGGCCCGGGCCGCGGACGGTGACGCCCGCCGGGCCCTGAACGTCCTCGAGGTCGCCGCGGAGCTCGCGTCGGGGGGCGGGCGTGGCGGTGAGGTCAGCGCCGAGGTGCTGGACGCGGTGCTGACCGGTGACGTCCGGCGGTTCGACCGCGGGGGCGATGTCTTCTACGACCAGATCTCCGCGCTCCACAAGTCCATCCGGGGCTCCGACCCGGACGCCGCGCTCTATTGGCTCGCGCGCATGCTCGACGGGGGCTGCGACCCCCTCTACCTGGCGCGCCGTCTGGTCCGGGTTGCCAGCGAGGACGTGGGAAACGCGGACCCCCGGGCCCTGTCGCTGGTGCTCGCGGCCTGGGACGTGCAGGAGCGGCTCGGTCACCCGGAGGGGGAACTGGCCCTTGCGCAGGCCGTCACCTACCTCGCCAGCGCGGCCAAGAGCAACGCCGTCTACGTCGCATTCGGCGAGGCCCGGGAGGACGTGCGGCGCCTGGGATCCCTGGCGGTGCCCCTGCACCTGCGCAACGCCCCCACCGCCCTGATGCGCCGTCTCGACTACGGCGCGGCGTACCGCTACCCTCACGACGAGCCGAACGCCTACGCGGCCGGCCAACGGTATTTCCCGGACGGGATGCCCGAGCGGCGCTACTACCGGCCCGTGCCGCGGGGGCTGGAGAGCCAGATCGCCGAGAAACTCGAGCGCCTGCGGGCCCTGGATTCGGCTGCGGCCGGGACGACGGCGAAAGGGCGGGGCAAGGAGAAGGGAGGGTAGGCGCGGGAAGCGCTCACGACGACAACCGGCGCTCGCCCACGCCGGAGGGCCGGTCCCGGCGCGCCCGAAATCCCCGGTCCGGCCGGGCCACCTTTCCACCTGGGATGCAACCTTCAACGGCGACTTCTCATGCTAGACCCGAGGCTGTTCCGCAACGAGTTGGAAGACACCGCCCGCCGCCTCGCCCGCCGGGGGTACACGCTGGACACGGAGCGCGTCGCCAGGCTGGAGGCGGAGCGCAAGGCCGTTCAGGTGCGCACCCAGGAGTTGCAGGCCGAGCGCAACGCCCGCTCTCGGCTCATCGGGAAGGCGAAGGCGGGCGGCGAGGATACGGCTCCGCTACTCGCCGAGGTGGGGCGCCTCGGCGAGGACCTGAAGGGGGCGGAGGCCCGCCTCGAGGCGCTGCAGACCGAGATCGAGGGGTTCCTGCTCACGGTTCCCAACATCCCCCACGAGAGCGTGCCGTCCGGGGGCGGAGAGGGCGACAACGAGGAGGTCCGGCGCTGGGGGGAGCCGCGCGCCTTCTCCTTCGAGCCCCGGGACCACGTGGACCTCGGTGCCGCGCTCGGGCTGCTGGACTTCGAGACCGCGGCCAAGATCTCGGGTAGCCGCTTCGCGGTCCTGGCGGGGCCGCTCGCGCGCCTGCACCGGGCGCTCACCCAGTTCATGCTCGACCTGCACACCAGCCGCCACGGCTATCGCGAGGTCTACGTCCCCTATCTGGTCAACGCCGCGAGCCTGACCGGTACCGGGCAGCTGCCGAAGTTCAAGGAGGACCTCTTCCACATCCCGCTGCAGGACTACTACCTGATCCCGACCGCCGAGGTCCCCGTGACCAACATCGCCCGCGACCTCATCTTCGAAGCGGACGAGATGCCCAGGCGCTTCGTCTGCCACACGCCTTGTTTCCGCAGCGAGGCGGGGTCCTACGGAAAGGACACCCGGGGGATGATCCGCCAGCACCAGTTCGAGAAGGTCGAGATGGTCCAGATGGTGCCGCCAGGGGATTCCTACCGCGCCCTGGAAGAGCTCACGGGGCACGCCGAAGCGGTCCTGCAGGCCCTCGGGCTGCCGTACCGGGTCGTGACGCTCTGCACCGGTGACCTCGGCTTCTCGTCGGCCAAGACCTACGACATCGAGGTCTGGCTGCCGGGCCAGCAGCGCTATCGCGAGATCTCCTCCTGCAGCAACTTCGAGGACTTTCAGGCGCGGCGCCTGAAGGCCCGCTGGCGCAATCCGGACACGGGCAAGCCCGAGCTGCTGCACACCCTGAACGGCTCGGGGCTCGCTGTCGGGCGCGCCCTGGTGGCAGTCATGGAGAACTGCCAGGAGGCGGACGGGCGGATTGCCGTCCCCGAGCCGCTACGGGCCTACATGGGCGGCGCCACTCACGTGGGCTGACCGCCCGTGCCGGTCTAGAGCGCGGCGAGGATTGCGTCGACGCTCTTCTTGGCGTCGCCGAAGAGCATGCGGGCGTTGTCCTCGAAGAACAGCGGGTTCTCGACCCCGGCGTAGCCGGTGGCCATGCTGCGCTTCATGATCACGACCGTCCTGGCCTTCCACACCTCCAGCACCGGCATGCCCGCGATGGGGCTGTCCGGGTCGGTCTGGGCGCTCGGGTTGACGATGTCGTTGGCCCCGATGACGAGGACGGCGTCGGTGCGCGGGAAGTCGGGGTTGATCTCGTCCATCTCGAGCACGATGTCGTAGGGCACCTTCGCCTCGGCCAGGAGCACGTTCATGTGCCCGGGCATGCGCCCCGCGACCGGGTGGATGGCGAAACGCACCTTGACGCCGCGCGCCCGCAGCTTCTCCGAGATCGCGGCGATGGGGTACTGGGCCTGGGCGACGGCCATGCCGTAACCGGGAACGATGACGACCTGGTCGGCATCCTTCAGGAGCTGGGCGGTGTCCTCCGCCGTGATGGGGTTGACCGCTCGTCCCTCCGCGACTCCGGCGCCGGACGCGCCCTTGGGCGTCCCGAAGCCTCCGGCGATCACGGCGAGGAACTTGCGATTCATCGCCCGGCACATGATGTAGGAGAGGATCGCACCGCTCGAGCCCACCAGGGCACCCGTAACGATCAGCAGGTCGTTCGACAACATGAAACCGGTCGCCGCGGCTGCCCACCCGGAGTAGCTGTTCAGCATCGAGATCACCACGGGCATGTCCGCGCCGCCGATGGCGATGACCATGTGGATGCCGAAGAGGAAGGCGAGCAGCGTCATGAGGAGCAGCGCCACCAGGCCGCCCCTGGGGTCCGCTTGCAGGAACTCCCACCCGAGCCAGAGGCTGACGAGCAGCAGGCCCAGGTTCACCCAGTGCCGGGCCGGGAGCAGCACGGGCTTGCTCGTGAAGATCCCCTGCAGCTTGCCGAAGGCAACGACCGAGCCGGTGAAGGTCACGGCGCCGATCAGGACGCCCAGGTAGATCTCGACCTCGTGGATCGTGCGCTCGACCCCGTGATGCTGCACGGAGGGGTCGAGATAGCTGGCGTACCCGACCAGAACGGCGGCGAGGCCGACGAAGCTGTGCAGCATCGCGACCAGCTGCGGCATCGCCGTCATCACCACACGTCGTGCGACCACGATCCCAATCACCGCCCCGATGCCCATGGTGACGGCGATCAGGGCGTAGGCGTTCACGTGGGGCAGGGCGAGCGTCGCCACGATGGCGATCGCCATGCCGACCATCCCGTAGAGGTTTCCCCGGCGCGCCGACTCCGGGTGCGAGAGGCCACCGAGGCTCAGGATGAAGAGGACGGCGGCGACGAGGTATGCGCTGCTGATCAGTCCCTGAGACATGGGTCGGTCCTCTACTTGCGGAACATCTGCAACATGCGCTGCGTGACGAGAAAGCCGCCCGCGACGTTGATCATCGAGAGCAACACCGCGAAGGCGGCAAGGACCGTGACCACGCCGGGAAAGGGTCCGGAGATCTGGAGCAAGGCGCCGAGCACGATGATCCCGCTGATTGCGTTCGTCACGCTCATGAGGGGTGTGTGCAGGGCGGGGGTGACGCTCCAGACCACCTTGTAGCCCACGAAGATGGCGAGCACGAACACGGTGAGGTGGTTCAGGAGCTCACGGGGCGCCACGGTGCCGACGGCGAGGAAGGCGAGTGCGCCCACGAGCAACGCGATGGCCGACCCGAGGCCGGCCCGCGCGGCCGGCTCCTCTTTCGCGGGCTGGGCCGGTTTCGCGGAGACCGGGGATTTCGGGGGGGCCTTCGAGAGCTTGGGGGCAGGGGGTGGCCAGGTGATCTCGCCTTCCCGGATCACGGTCGCGCCGCGGATGACCTCGTCCTCCATGTCGACCACGATCCGCCCGTCCTTCGCGGGGGTCAGGTCCGTCAGCAGGTGGCGCACGTTCGTCGAGTACAGCCGGCTCGACTGGGTCGGCAGGCGGCTCGGCAGGTCCGTGTAACCGATGATGGTGACCCCGTGGCGCACGACCACCTTTCCCGGCTCGGTGAGCGCGCAGTTGCCGCCCTGCTCGGCCGCCAGGTCGACGATCACGCTGCCGTCGGCCATGGACTGCACCATCTCCTCGGTGATCAGTTTCGGGGCAGGCTTCCCCGGGATCAGCGCGGTCGTGACGATGATGTCGACCTCGCGCGCCTGCGCGGCGAAGAGCGCCATCTCGGCCTTGATGAAGGCCTCGCTCATCACCTTCGCGTAACCACCCGCCCCGCTGCCTTCCTCCTCGAAGTCCAGCATGAGGAACTCGGCCCCCATGCTCTTCACCTGGTCCCTTACCTCCGGCCGGGTGTCGAAGGCGCGCACGACTGCACCCATGCCGTGGGCGGTGCCGATGGCGGCGAGGCCCGCCACGCCCGCGCCGATGATCAGCACCTTGGCCGGCGGAACCTTGCCCGCTGCGGTGATCTGTCCGGTGAAGAAGCGCCCGAAGTGTCCCGCGGCCTCGATGATGGCGCGGTAGCCCGCGATGTTGGCCATGGAGGAGAGGGCGTCGAGCTTCTGCGCCCGGGAGATGCGGGGCACGCTGTCCATGGCGATGACGGTCGCCTTGCGCGCCGCGAGCCGCTGCATCAGCTCGGGATTCTGGGCTGGCCACAGGAAGCTCACGAGGGTAGCGCCCTCCCGGAGCAGTTCGGCCTCGTGCACGCCGAGCGCCGGATGGGGCTCGGGCGCGCGGACCTTCAGGACGAGGTCGGCTGAGGCCCACAGGGCTTGGGCGTCGTGTGCGATCTCCGCTCCGGCTTCCCGGTAGAGGTCGTCCGGGAAGTGGGACAGCGCCCCGGCGCCTGCCTCGACGGACACCGTGAAACCGAGCTTGACGAGCTCTCGGACGGACTCGGGCGTCGCCGCCACGCGCGCCTCGTTTTCGTGGATCTCCCGCGGAATTCCGATTCTCACGTCCCGGGTCTCCTCGCTGCCTGTGGGGCGTTTCGAGCCCCTGGAGGGGGCGGCGGATTATAGCCGAAAACGTGGACCGGCCTTGCGCCCGGGGCAAGCCGGTTCGTCGAAGGGGCCAGAAACGGCGAAGCCCCGGTGTCGGCCGGGGCTTCGGGTGGGGTACTGCGGCGAGCGGGTGCCTATTCGTCGCCGCCGAAGACCCCCAGCAGGTGCAGCAGACTGCTGAAGAGGTTGTAGATGGAGACGTACAGCGTCACGGTGGCGGAGACGTAGTTCGTCTCGCCGCCGTGGATGATTGTGCTCGTTTCCCAGAGGATCAGCCCGGACATCAACAGCACGAAGATCGCCGAGACGGCGAGCGACAGCCCGCTCAGCCCGAACAGGATCGCGGCGAGGCCTGCCAGGAAGGCTACGAGGATCCCCGCCATGAGGAAACCGCCGAGGAAGCTGAAGTCCTTGCGGCTGGACAGAGCGTACGCGGACATGGCGATGAAGATGACGCCGGTGCCGGCGAGCGCCATCGCCACGACCTGACTCCCGTTCGGCAGGGCGGTCATGTAGTGGTTCAGGATGGGACCCAGGGTGAGGCCCATGAAGCCGGTCAGCGCGAAGACGAAGAGCAGCCCGAGGCTGCTGTTGCGGAACTTGTTCGTGAGGAACAGCAGCAGGAAGTAGCCGCCGAGCGTCACCAGCAGGCCGGGGTGCGGCATGCGGGTGGCCATCGCGACGCCGGCCGTCAGGGCGCTGAACAGCAGCGTCATCGCGAGAAGAAGATAGGTGTTGCGCAGGACCTTGTTGGTCTCGAGGACCGATTCCATCGGTCGGGAGTAGGCCGGGAAGGTCTGGCTCATGTCGTTCTCCGTGCTTGGGTGCGTTTGCCCACGGACATCTCAGACCTCGCTGGATGACCGGAGGTTCCGCGATGATATCGGGCGCCCTGGACCCGTCAACCCGAGGAGAGCCCGGGCGGGGCCTGGTCGCGACGATTTGCGCTATGCTTGGCGCTCCCCCTTTCCGAGGAGGGTGGGTTGGCCGAGCGGTTGAAGGCACTAGTCTTGAAAACTAGCAAGGGAGCAATCCCTTCCTGGGTTCGAATCCCAGACCCACCGCCATCACCACACGTCGCAAGGCCTTCGCTGGCGTCGTGCGACACCTCGAGCCTGCCGTCAATCGCGCCGGTAGGTCCCCATGAGATGCGCCCGTCCGATCACGTGCCCCTCCATGGCCTTCTCCAACGTCGCCTTGGTGGGCTTGCCGAGTTCCGGGAGCACCACGTCGAGGGCATAGAGCTTGTGGAAGTAGCGGTGGCGCCCGATGGGCGGACAGGGACCTCCGTAGCCCGTGCGCTTCCAGTCGTTCACGCCCTCGCGGGTGCCGGCGGGCAGACCGGCCGAAGCCACGGCCTCAGGCAGGCCGCTCGAGTCCGCCGGAAGGTTGTAGAGGACCCAGTGGACCCAGGTCATCTTCGGCGCCGCGGGGTCGGGGGCGTCCGGGTCGTCGACGATCAGGGCGAGGCTCTTCGTGCCGGCGGGCACCCCGGACCACGCCAGGGGGGGTGAGTGGTCCTTGCCGTCGCAGGTGTACAACGTGGGAATCGCACCGTCGGGTGCAAACGCGGTCGAGGTGATGGTCAGGCTCATGGCGCGATCTCCTCCGGCTGCGCCGACGGCGGGGCCCGTCGTCGCGAACGCCGCCAGGGCGCCGAGCAGCAACACCCCCATCAGCGGCAGGATGCGCTGCCGCCAGGCGCTCGTGTGACTGGACATGGGTTGATGTGTGCGCTCCGCGCCGTCCTGCCAGTATCATGCGCTGCGGTTCCGACCAAAGGAAGCCGATCGTTCATTCCCATCTCGTCAAGGTGAACTATGGACCTTTCCAGCGATTACCTGGGTTTCCGGCTCAAGCACCCCGTGATGCTGGGGGCCTCGCCGCTCGTGCAGGATTTGGACAAGGTGAAGCAGGCCCAGGACGCGGGGGCGTCGGCCATCGTCATGCACTCCCTGTTCCAGGAACAGATCGAGCACGAGCGGCGGCTCGAGGAGCGTCGTGCGGAGGTCAACGAATCCTTTGGCGAGGCCCTGAGCTACCTGCCGGCCTCGAGCGAATACCTGGTGGGTCCCGACGCCTATCTGGAGAAATTGCGCAAGGTCAAGGAGGCCGTGGACGTCCCCGTGATCGGGTCGCTGAATGGCACGACCCAGGCGGGCTGGCTCGACTACGCCCGACTCATCGAGCAGGCCGGGGCGGACGCGCTGGAATTGAACGTCTACACCGTGGGCGGTGATCCGGCCGAGGACTGTTCCACCATCGAGAAGCGATTGGTCGACATGGTGGCTGCGGTGGCCGGCAAGACGAAGCTGCCCATTGCGGTGAAGCTGTCTCCGACCTACACGGGGCTCTCCCACCTCGCGCGCCAGTTGTCCGCGGCCGGCGCCAAGGGGCTGGTGCTCTTCAACCGGTTCTACCAGCCCGACATCGACGTGGAGAACCTGGACGTCGCGTTGAAGCTCGAGTTGTCGACCTCGTCCGAATTGCTCTCGCGGCTGCGCTGGATGGCGCTCCTGTCCGGGCGCGTCGACGTCTCCCTCGGGGTGACGGGTGGGGTGCACACGCCCAACGACGCCCTCAAGGCGGTGATGGCCGGCGCGCACGGCGTGCAGGTCGTGTCGGCGGTGCTGAAGAACGGTGTGGGCGTGGTGACCCGGTTGGTCGAGGGGCTCGACCGGTGGCTCACCGAGCACGAATACGAATCCCTGGAGCAGGCGCAGGGCAGCATGAGCCTCTGGCGCAGCCCCAGGCCCGAGATGTACGAGCGCGGAAACTACATCCGCATCCTGCAGGGCTACTCGCGCTCCTGGCGCTAGGGCGGATGCAGGGGTAGCGAAGGTGGGCGCAAGGGCGGCGGAGGCCCGATGGGTCTCCGCCGGGCCCCGTAACGGCTGGGCCCGCGCTCTGGGCGCTACGGCAGGATTGGGTTTGGCTCCCCGGGACGGGCTCGAACCGCCGACCTAGTGATTAACAGTCATTCCGGTCCGCCTCAAGCCCCCTCACACCTTACCCCTTCCGATCCGCCTGAAACCCGCGCTCCGCCTTGCGTTGCGGGGTGTCTGGGCCTATGCTTCCTAACAGGCCCAAACACCCCTTAACGCCCCGAGTCTGTTACCCAACTGTTACCCAAGCCCTGAACCCGTCACTCGGCCTGTTCGGGTGACGGATCGTCACTCTAGGAAGGGGGCGTTGGGTAACAAGCCGCGCGAGGTTACCCATGAAAGCGAAGCTGACCGACCTTGCCGTTGACCGTCTGAAGCCCCCCGCCGCCGGCCGGGTCGACGTGTTCGACGCCGTGCTCCCGGGGTTCGGCGTGCGCGTGTCTGCGACCGGCCGCCGGACGTGGTTCGTCATGTACCGCCACAACGGCAAGCAGGTACGCCAGGCCCTCGGGGAGGCCCGCCGCCCGGTCGACCCCGAGGGGGTCGGGGTGTCGCTGGCCGAAGCCCGTGACGCCGCACGCAAGGCGATCGCTCTGGTCGACCGTCACGAGGATCCCCGGCGCGCGCCGGCCGAGGTTCTGCCCGAACAGGCCCGGGAGTCCTTCGCCCGCGTGGCGGAGGACTACCTGCGGCTCTACGCCATGCCCCGGCTCAAGGGGGCGCGCGCCGTCGCGGCTGTGATCCGCGGCAAGCTGATCCCTGTGTTCGGCTCGAAGCCGATCACGACGGTCGCCCGCCGCGACGTGCTCGACGTGGTGGACACCCTCGCCGCGGCGGGCAAGGGCACCATGGCGAACCGGACGCTCGCCTATACCCGCAAGCTGTTCAACTGGGCTGTCGAGCGTGGTGTGCTCGAAGCCTCCCCGCTCGCCGGGGTTGGGCTCCCCAGCAAGGAGCAAAGCCGCGACCGTGTGCTCGACGACCGGGAGCTCGCCGGCGTGTGGGAGGCCG
The sequence above is a segment of the Gammaproteobacteria bacterium genome. Coding sequences within it:
- the lolA gene encoding outer membrane lipoprotein chaperone LolA, with translation MKVAFLAVLLSVSSGAGADVARLKTFLSEMKSLEAAFEQTVEDEKGRNLESSFGRFYLSRPGRFRWSYTVPYVQEIVSDGEEVWIYDSELAQVTVKSAREALANAPGLLLSTNRPLEAEFVLTDLGRKGDLEWVELTPKSTDAPFRKVRIGLRGRDLAEMELADGFGQLTRLRFKGAVKNPKLSPELFRFEPPDGVDVMRDPSGTR
- a CDS encoding replication-associated recombination protein A, whose product is MSETPSHAPLADRVRPDRVEDLVGQERILGPGRPLREALQTGRLHSMVLWGPPGTGKTTLARLLARSAHAQFIPLSAVLAGVKDIREAVARAQAYRQAEGGETILFVDEAHRFNKAQQDAFLPYVEDGTLTFIGATTENPSFELNSALLSRCRVYVLEPLGPEDVRRVIDRAIEDPQRGLGAAGLRMADAERDRLARAADGDARRALNVLEVAAELASGGGRGGEVSAEVLDAVLTGDVRRFDRGGDVFYDQISALHKSIRGSDPDAALYWLARMLDGGCDPLYLARRLVRVASEDVGNADPRALSLVLAAWDVQERLGHPEGELALAQAVTYLASAAKSNAVYVAFGEAREDVRRLGSLAVPLHLRNAPTALMRRLDYGAAYRYPHDEPNAYAAGQRYFPDGMPERRYYRPVPRGLESQIAEKLERLRALDSAAAGTTAKGRGKEKGG
- the serS gene encoding serine--tRNA ligase, which encodes MLDPRLFRNELEDTARRLARRGYTLDTERVARLEAERKAVQVRTQELQAERNARSRLIGKAKAGGEDTAPLLAEVGRLGEDLKGAEARLEALQTEIEGFLLTVPNIPHESVPSGGGEGDNEEVRRWGEPRAFSFEPRDHVDLGAALGLLDFETAAKISGSRFAVLAGPLARLHRALTQFMLDLHTSRHGYREVYVPYLVNAASLTGTGQLPKFKEDLFHIPLQDYYLIPTAEVPVTNIARDLIFEADEMPRRFVCHTPCFRSEAGSYGKDTRGMIRQHQFEKVEMVQMVPPGDSYRALEELTGHAEAVLQALGLPYRVVTLCTGDLGFSSAKTYDIEVWLPGQQRYREISSCSNFEDFQARRLKARWRNPDTGKPELLHTLNGSGLAVGRALVAVMENCQEADGRIAVPEPLRAYMGGATHVG
- the pntB gene encoding Re/Si-specific NAD(P)(+) transhydrogenase subunit beta translates to MSQGLISSAYLVAAVLFILSLGGLSHPESARRGNLYGMVGMAIAIVATLALPHVNAYALIAVTMGIGAVIGIVVARRVVMTAMPQLVAMLHSFVGLAAVLVGYASYLDPSVQHHGVERTIHEVEIYLGVLIGAVTFTGSVVAFGKLQGIFTSKPVLLPARHWVNLGLLLVSLWLGWEFLQADPRGGLVALLLMTLLAFLFGIHMVIAIGGADMPVVISMLNSYSGWAAAATGFMLSNDLLIVTGALVGSSGAILSYIMCRAMNRKFLAVIAGGFGTPKGASGAGVAEGRAVNPITAEDTAQLLKDADQVVIVPGYGMAVAQAQYPIAAISEKLRARGVKVRFAIHPVAGRMPGHMNVLLAEAKVPYDIVLEMDEINPDFPRTDAVLVIGANDIVNPSAQTDPDSPIAGMPVLEVWKARTVVIMKRSMATGYAGVENPLFFEDNARMLFGDAKKSVDAILAAL
- a CDS encoding Re/Si-specific NAD(P)(+) transhydrogenase subunit alpha, with the translated sequence MRIGIPREIHENEARVAATPESVRELVKLGFTVSVEAGAGALSHFPDDLYREAGAEIAHDAQALWASADLVLKVRAPEPHPALGVHEAELLREGATLVSFLWPAQNPELMQRLAARKATVIAMDSVPRISRAQKLDALSSMANIAGYRAIIEAAGHFGRFFTGQITAAGKVPPAKVLIIGAGVAGLAAIGTAHGMGAVVRAFDTRPEVRDQVKSMGAEFLMLDFEEEGSGAGGYAKVMSEAFIKAEMALFAAQAREVDIIVTTALIPGKPAPKLITEEMVQSMADGSVIVDLAAEQGGNCALTEPGKVVVRHGVTIIGYTDLPSRLPTQSSRLYSTNVRHLLTDLTPAKDGRIVVDMEDEVIRGATVIREGEITWPPPAPKLSKAPPKSPVSAKPAQPAKEEPAARAGLGSAIALLVGALAFLAVGTVAPRELLNHLTVFVLAIFVGYKVVWSVTPALHTPLMSVTNAISGIIVLGALLQISGPFPGVVTVLAAFAVLLSMINVAGGFLVTQRMLQMFRK
- a CDS encoding Bax inhibitor-1/YccA family protein; the protein is MSQTFPAYSRPMESVLETNKVLRNTYLLLAMTLLFSALTAGVAMATRMPHPGLLVTLGGYFLLLFLTNKFRNSSLGLLFVFALTGFMGLTLGPILNHYMTALPNGSQVVAMALAGTGVIFIAMSAYALSSRKDFSFLGGFLMAGILVAFLAGLAAILFGLSGLSLAVSAIFVLLMSGLILWETSTIIHGGETNYVSATVTLYVSIYNLFSSLLHLLGVFGGDE
- a CDS encoding YbhB/YbcL family Raf kinase inhibitor-like protein, whose product is MSLTITSTAFAPDGAIPTLYTCDGKDHSPPLAWSGVPAGTKSLALIVDDPDAPDPAAPKMTWVHWVLYNLPADSSGLPEAVASAGLPAGTREGVNDWKRTGYGGPCPPIGRHRYFHKLYALDVVLPELGKPTKATLEKAMEGHVIGRAHLMGTYRRD
- a CDS encoding dihydroorotate dehydrogenase-like protein yields the protein MDLSSDYLGFRLKHPVMLGASPLVQDLDKVKQAQDAGASAIVMHSLFQEQIEHERRLEERRAEVNESFGEALSYLPASSEYLVGPDAYLEKLRKVKEAVDVPVIGSLNGTTQAGWLDYARLIEQAGADALELNVYTVGGDPAEDCSTIEKRLVDMVAAVAGKTKLPIAVKLSPTYTGLSHLARQLSAAGAKGLVLFNRFYQPDIDVENLDVALKLELSTSSELLSRLRWMALLSGRVDVSLGVTGGVHTPNDALKAVMAGAHGVQVVSAVLKNGVGVVTRLVEGLDRWLTEHEYESLEQAQGSMSLWRSPRPEMYERGNYIRILQGYSRSWR
- a CDS encoding integrase family protein codes for the protein MKAKLTDLAVDRLKPPAAGRVDVFDAVLPGFGVRVSATGRRTWFVMYRHNGKQVRQALGEARRPVDPEGVGVSLAEARDAARKAIALVDRHEDPRRAPAEVLPEQARESFARVAEDYLRLYAMPRLKGARAVAAVIRGKLIPVFGSKPITTVARRDVLDVVDTLAAAGKGTMANRTLAYTRKLFNWAVERGVLEASPLAGVGLPSKEQSRDRVLDDRELAGVWEAAGRLPYPWGSFVRLAAITGQRPAEIAGMRRGDLDGSLWSIPDPKNATPHLITLPPAALAVLAECPELEGPFVLSTTGGGKAIRPGSNLKAERDPRRTPRKGEKPEPWAPGRLDKALAELHAEDPQRWPLPAPWRLYDLRRTAASGMARLGVAPHVIERVLNHRSGQIKGVARVYNRFDYREEVAHALRLWAHHVEGLALAPAPGSTVVALRRS